The Methylacidimicrobium sp. B4 genome contains a region encoding:
- a CDS encoding Xaa-Pro peptidase family protein produces the protein MVRVLYGSSEREADLRYAVRMVVPDPFLWVEKGGRTYAVFSALEVDRARRMARVDRVIPAEELVSDERRRADPVELLLALGRRLRFRVVEVPESFPLGIADRAEKRGLRIRVRRGPFFPERQQKSDEEIDWITEALRIAEAGMERAREILQASRPDARGILRWNGEDLTSERLRGEIEAVIARLGGIAEHSIVAGGVQACDPHEQGSGPLHAGEAIVIDLFPRSQASGYYGDLSRTFVKGEPSEALQHLYDTVAEGKRWVLGEMREGADGQALHRRLLRRFAQAGYPTERRGGRWVGFFHGTGHSLGLEIHEPPRFAAGRFRSGQILTVEPGLYYPEIGGVRLEDLVVIEKDGIRNLTRSPEIFKSP, from the coding sequence ATGGTGCGGGTACTCTACGGCTCGAGCGAACGCGAGGCAGATCTTCGCTACGCCGTCCGCATGGTGGTCCCGGATCCATTCCTGTGGGTTGAAAAGGGTGGGCGGACCTATGCGGTATTCAGCGCTCTGGAGGTTGACCGCGCACGGAGGATGGCGCGCGTCGACAGGGTGATTCCCGCCGAGGAGCTTGTCTCCGACGAAAGAAGGCGAGCCGATCCTGTGGAGCTGCTTCTGGCCTTGGGGCGCAGGCTCAGGTTCCGCGTGGTCGAGGTCCCGGAGTCCTTCCCGCTCGGGATTGCCGATCGGGCTGAAAAGCGCGGCTTGCGGATCCGCGTGCGACGAGGACCGTTTTTCCCCGAGCGCCAGCAAAAGAGCGATGAGGAGATCGACTGGATCACGGAGGCCTTGCGGATCGCAGAAGCGGGGATGGAGCGGGCCCGGGAAATCCTCCAGGCGAGTCGCCCGGATGCCCGGGGAATTCTTCGGTGGAACGGGGAAGATCTCACCTCCGAACGGTTGCGCGGGGAGATCGAGGCGGTGATCGCGCGGCTCGGCGGGATCGCGGAGCATTCGATCGTCGCCGGAGGAGTGCAGGCCTGCGATCCTCACGAGCAGGGGAGCGGACCCTTGCACGCCGGCGAAGCGATTGTGATCGACCTCTTTCCTCGCAGTCAGGCGAGCGGCTATTACGGGGACTTGAGCCGGACCTTCGTCAAAGGCGAACCGTCCGAGGCATTGCAGCATCTCTATGATACCGTTGCGGAAGGCAAGCGGTGGGTGTTGGGGGAGATGCGCGAAGGGGCGGACGGACAGGCGTTGCATCGCCGGCTTCTCCGCCGGTTCGCTCAGGCAGGGTACCCCACCGAGCGACGCGGAGGCCGGTGGGTCGGTTTTTTCCATGGGACTGGCCATAGCCTGGGGCTCGAGATCCATGAGCCCCCTCGTTTTGCGGCGGGGCGCTTTCGTTCGGGCCAGATCCTGACGGTCGAGCCGGGCCTCTATTATCCGGAGATCGGCGGGGTCCGCTTGGAAGATCTTGTCGTGATCGAGAAGGACGGCATTCGCAACCTGACCCGTTCCCCGGAGATCTTTAAAAGTCCTTGA
- the hemC gene encoding hydroxymethylbilane synthase, translating into MTRPLIIGSRRSGLARIQAEQVKSTLEGLSTGWSFAISFLETSGDRWSERGESLLPGKGIFTKELESALLRREIDIAVHSMKDLATELPEGLRLAAVSVREDARDVWVSRRFPDWEAVPPGSTVAIGSPRRMRQLHELRPDLCFCEIRGNVDTRLRKLEANPSWSGTVLAAAGLKRLEALGRGFCFAFFPFEAMLPAPGQGALGIESRSGEEEIGNLLRRLHDDSAGWEVAAERAFLRSLGGGCRSAVGAKATARRRELVLDGVIWIETAGRNYRGRATGRAEDAEAMGKALAEEILNAAGCRPKAGGGIE; encoded by the coding sequence ATGACTCGCCCGCTCATCATCGGGAGTCGTCGCAGCGGTCTGGCCAGAATCCAGGCGGAGCAGGTGAAGAGCACCCTCGAAGGCTTGTCTACGGGATGGTCTTTTGCGATCTCCTTTCTTGAAACCTCAGGCGACCGCTGGTCGGAGCGGGGAGAATCGCTGCTGCCCGGCAAGGGGATTTTTACCAAGGAGCTCGAAAGTGCCCTGCTGCGTCGGGAAATTGACATTGCCGTCCATAGCATGAAGGATCTAGCGACCGAGCTTCCCGAGGGATTGAGGCTCGCTGCTGTCTCCGTGCGCGAGGACGCCAGGGATGTCTGGGTGAGCCGCCGCTTCCCGGACTGGGAGGCCGTTCCTCCGGGATCGACGGTAGCGATCGGTAGCCCGAGAAGGATGCGGCAGCTCCATGAATTGCGGCCGGATCTCTGCTTTTGCGAAATCCGAGGCAATGTCGATACCCGCTTGCGGAAGCTCGAAGCGAACCCGAGCTGGAGCGGCACCGTCCTTGCCGCCGCCGGCTTGAAAAGGCTGGAAGCCCTCGGTCGCGGGTTTTGTTTCGCGTTCTTTCCTTTCGAGGCGATGCTGCCGGCTCCGGGCCAGGGAGCGCTGGGGATCGAGAGCCGCAGCGGAGAGGAAGAGATCGGCAACCTTCTTCGGCGGCTCCACGACGATTCCGCGGGTTGGGAAGTGGCGGCCGAGCGGGCATTCCTGAGGAGCCTGGGCGGAGGCTGCCGTTCGGCCGTCGGAGCGAAGGCGACCGCTCGGAGGAGGGAGCTTGTCTTGGACGGCGTGATTTGGATCGAAACGGCCGGGCGCAACTATCGCGGGCGGGCGACAGGACGGGCGGAGGATGCGGAGGCGATGGGAAAAGCTCTTGCGGAGGAGATCCTGAACGCGGCGGGATGCAGGCCCAAAGCTGGCGGAGGGATCGAATGA
- the ccsA gene encoding cytochrome c biogenesis protein CcsA — MGERLWLGVAGLFAFLGALRGAYMFGSRANGAGRLVDLFLLAAWGSQTLFLYLRGRTIGHCPITNLLETIAFLGWALLLMYLLVGSAYRLSVLGFCTAPVVSLLDFAALIAPIDQAKPLPKLGWPLEVHGTVLLLAYGALGIGAVAGLLYLFEDRTLKSRRVAGWFYTFPALGDLLVVQRRLLNLGFLLLTAGLLVGVLLSGRGSWDWVKLFWSLGVWLLYLVLVCARGTLGWSQRRVAQGMVWGFLFVMLTFWLINSWSRAHQFRM; from the coding sequence ATGGGAGAGCGGCTCTGGCTGGGGGTGGCGGGGCTCTTCGCATTCCTTGGTGCGCTGCGGGGAGCCTACATGTTCGGCTCGCGCGCCAACGGGGCCGGGCGGCTCGTCGACCTCTTTCTTTTGGCTGCCTGGGGAAGCCAGACGCTCTTTCTCTACCTCCGGGGCCGGACGATCGGCCACTGCCCGATTACCAACCTGCTGGAGACGATCGCGTTTCTGGGCTGGGCGCTGCTCCTGATGTACCTGCTCGTCGGATCGGCCTACCGGCTCTCCGTCCTGGGGTTTTGCACGGCTCCGGTGGTTTCCCTGCTCGATTTTGCGGCACTGATCGCTCCGATCGATCAGGCAAAGCCGCTGCCCAAGCTCGGCTGGCCCTTGGAGGTGCATGGAACGGTATTGCTCTTGGCCTATGGGGCGCTCGGGATCGGAGCGGTCGCGGGGCTTCTCTATCTTTTCGAGGACCGAACGCTCAAGAGCCGGCGCGTGGCCGGATGGTTCTACACCTTCCCCGCTCTGGGAGATCTGCTCGTCGTGCAGAGAAGGCTGCTCAACCTCGGCTTCCTCCTGCTCACGGCCGGGCTGCTGGTCGGAGTGCTGCTTTCGGGGCGAGGCAGCTGGGATTGGGTAAAGCTCTTCTGGTCATTGGGGGTCTGGCTGCTCTATCTTGTCCTGGTGTGTGCTCGCGGGACGCTCGGTTGGAGCCAGCGGAGGGTTGCCCAGGGAATGGTGTGGGGATTTCTTTTCGTCATGTTGACGTTTTGGCTCATCAATAGCTGGAGTCGTGCTCATCAATTTCGGATGTGA
- a CDS encoding efflux transporter outer membrane subunit, with amino-acid sequence MVSKRLLRSQENPRAGRIGAFARQASLLVVLLALSSGCMIGPDYKRPTVETPSNFKWGESPASEKVATGRNGQTANGTSRPSPEGMAQNIRWRKALPQDVIAKGDWWKLFDDPVLDQLESQLSIGNQQIKVAFAQATASRAQVGQSLANFFPNVGVAPFYSNISFSQNQPFFLQQHQIQAPVIGSNGQQIGTAQFPVGLTQSWQEYAIPGYAVYEADIWGQLRRGLESAKANAQATQAAYETVILSLHAELAIQYFFLRYIDAQLAVYKYMVDVFRDNLYLVQSRYDGGVANELDLARAKTDLATAQSQYIGLQNTRAQAENAIATLLGKPASTVRVASNALRDAPPVLPAYLPSDLLQRRPDVAQAERQMARANATIGMALGAFFPSVNLFAVGGLISDAASLLFQGGSRFWSIGPFINIPLFEGGRLVAGVEFARASYQAAVANYRQQVLSAFQETENALAAIKILLDQQEAQNRTVAFAKQQYDVSLVRFKEGMVNYIEVDTTMRVWLTAQLVDVQILGQRYIALVSLIRALGGGWKDYSMRPLAAKPEGSALPSEQHSAARKSG; translated from the coding sequence ATGGTGAGTAAGCGTTTACTGAGAAGCCAAGAGAATCCGAGGGCGGGCCGAATTGGGGCCTTTGCGCGGCAGGCTTCCCTTCTTGTCGTCCTTCTCGCCCTTTCCTCGGGATGCATGATCGGGCCCGATTACAAGCGGCCAACCGTGGAGACCCCGAGCAACTTCAAGTGGGGAGAGTCCCCCGCCAGCGAGAAGGTGGCTACAGGCCGGAACGGTCAGACGGCGAATGGCACCTCGCGGCCATCTCCGGAAGGGATGGCCCAAAATATCCGGTGGAGGAAGGCCCTTCCTCAAGATGTCATCGCCAAGGGCGATTGGTGGAAGCTTTTCGACGATCCGGTGCTCGATCAGCTGGAAAGCCAGCTCTCGATCGGCAATCAGCAGATCAAGGTCGCTTTTGCCCAGGCGACGGCTTCCCGCGCCCAGGTAGGCCAGTCGCTCGCCAATTTCTTTCCGAACGTGGGAGTCGCCCCTTTTTACTCCAACATCAGCTTTTCCCAGAATCAGCCCTTCTTCCTGCAGCAGCACCAAATACAGGCACCGGTGATCGGCTCCAACGGGCAGCAGATCGGAACGGCGCAATTTCCCGTGGGCTTGACCCAGTCCTGGCAGGAGTATGCGATTCCGGGCTACGCCGTCTACGAAGCGGATATTTGGGGACAGTTGCGGCGCGGGCTCGAATCTGCCAAGGCGAATGCGCAGGCGACGCAAGCCGCCTACGAGACCGTCATTCTTTCCCTCCACGCCGAGCTCGCCATTCAGTATTTCTTCCTGCGCTACATTGATGCGCAGCTGGCCGTCTACAAGTACATGGTCGATGTCTTTCGGGACAACCTCTACTTGGTCCAGAGCCGCTACGATGGCGGGGTGGCCAATGAGCTCGACCTGGCGCGCGCCAAGACCGATCTGGCAACCGCCCAGTCCCAATACATCGGCTTGCAAAACACGCGAGCGCAGGCGGAAAACGCGATTGCCACACTCCTGGGCAAGCCGGCATCCACCGTGCGGGTCGCATCCAATGCCTTGCGGGACGCCCCGCCGGTGCTTCCCGCCTATCTCCCTTCCGATCTCCTCCAGCGGCGTCCCGACGTGGCTCAGGCGGAGCGGCAGATGGCCCGGGCGAATGCGACGATCGGAATGGCCCTTGGGGCCTTCTTTCCTTCGGTGAACCTCTTCGCCGTGGGTGGGCTCATCAGCGACGCCGCCTCGCTCCTGTTCCAGGGAGGGAGCCGTTTCTGGTCGATCGGACCGTTCATCAACATCCCTCTCTTCGAGGGGGGGCGACTGGTCGCCGGAGTGGAATTTGCACGAGCCTCGTACCAAGCGGCCGTCGCAAACTACCGCCAACAGGTGTTGAGCGCCTTCCAGGAAACGGAAAACGCCCTGGCGGCCATCAAGATTCTCCTCGATCAGCAGGAAGCGCAGAATCGGACCGTTGCGTTTGCCAAGCAGCAGTATGACGTCTCCCTCGTCCGCTTCAAGGAGGGGATGGTGAACTATATCGAAGTGGACACGACCATGCGCGTCTGGCTTACCGCGCAACTGGTCGACGTCCAGATCCTGGGGCAGCGGTACATTGCGCTCGTCTCCCTGATCCGGGCTCTTGGGGGAGGGTGGAAGGATTACTCGATGCGCCCCCTGGCGGCGAAGCCGGAAGGGAGCGCCCTGCCGTCGGAGCAGCACTCGGCTGCGAGGAAGAGCGGGTAG
- a CDS encoding LptF/LptG family permease encodes MKTVYRLLFLDLLKISLTSTAILTFFLVLANVFRDVADLIINHEVPLWVIAKLVLSLVPFVLTFTLPWGLLMAVLFLFGRMSQDHELIALKSAGIGIGPLLAPVIWFALAYSLFSFSINAYVGPKSRHAFKEIFSDVLLQNPLSFFESGKSIDQFDGFRLYASKRAGARLDDVYIWEVDSAFRPLRAIRADEAEINADMPHQRIVLTLRNSRQEERSVANPEDVQAIVAGSRALQVPYEISLGTLFDRLTVRKSIGLATLGEIGQQVLGHPSITPDNNPTPILTELQKRLAVSLSCFTFAIVGVPLAIQVHRRETSVGVALSLVIVLAYYAIVLLADALKAKAHLFPELIIWMPNIVFQTIGFFLLWRVNRR; translated from the coding sequence ATGAAAACGGTCTACCGTCTTCTCTTTCTCGATCTTCTCAAGATCAGCCTCACCAGCACGGCCATTCTGACCTTCTTCCTCGTCCTGGCCAACGTATTTCGCGATGTCGCCGACCTCATCATCAACCATGAGGTCCCTCTCTGGGTGATCGCCAAGCTCGTTCTCTCTCTTGTGCCTTTCGTCCTGACCTTCACCCTGCCTTGGGGCCTGCTGATGGCCGTTCTCTTTCTCTTCGGCCGAATGTCGCAGGATCACGAGCTGATCGCCTTGAAATCTGCGGGAATCGGGATCGGCCCTCTGCTCGCTCCAGTAATCTGGTTTGCGCTGGCGTACAGCCTGTTCAGCTTTTCGATCAACGCCTATGTCGGTCCCAAGAGCCGCCATGCCTTCAAGGAGATCTTCTCGGATGTCCTCTTGCAAAATCCGCTCTCCTTCTTTGAGAGCGGAAAGTCGATCGACCAGTTCGACGGCTTCCGCCTTTATGCGAGCAAGCGCGCGGGCGCCCGGCTCGATGATGTTTACATCTGGGAAGTCGACAGCGCCTTCCGCCCCTTGCGCGCAATCCGGGCGGATGAGGCGGAAATCAACGCCGACATGCCCCACCAGCGGATCGTCCTCACCCTGCGGAACAGCCGCCAGGAGGAACGGAGCGTGGCCAACCCGGAGGACGTGCAGGCCATCGTCGCCGGTTCCCGCGCCCTTCAAGTCCCCTACGAGATCTCGCTTGGCACCCTCTTCGATCGCCTCACTGTCCGGAAGAGCATCGGCCTTGCGACCCTGGGTGAGATCGGGCAGCAGGTCCTGGGTCATCCCTCGATCACGCCGGACAACAATCCGACGCCGATCTTGACCGAGCTCCAGAAGCGCCTCGCGGTCTCGCTCTCCTGCTTTACCTTCGCGATTGTCGGGGTTCCTCTGGCGATTCAGGTCCACCGGCGGGAAACCTCTGTGGGGGTCGCCTTGAGCCTCGTGATCGTTCTGGCGTACTATGCGATCGTCCTCTTGGCCGATGCCTTGAAGGCCAAGGCGCATCTCTTCCCGGAGCTCATCATCTGGATGCCGAACATCGTCTTTCAGACGATCGGCTTTTTCTTGCTCTGGCGGGTGAATCGCCGATGA
- a CDS encoding GatB/YqeY domain-containing protein, which produces MSLFLRINEELKESMRKRDALRTSALRMLKSAIQYAGLEKGWAGEPSDAEVMTVIAKETRKREDSIERYRSGHREDLARKEEDEIAILREFLPEPLSPEEREALVRRAIRETGAKGKAQLGAVIKTALQQAGGRADGKQIRDLAERMLGAEGS; this is translated from the coding sequence ATGTCGCTCTTTCTTAGGATCAACGAGGAACTCAAGGAGTCAATGCGAAAACGGGACGCGCTCCGGACCTCGGCCTTGCGGATGCTCAAATCGGCGATCCAATATGCGGGATTGGAGAAGGGATGGGCTGGGGAGCCTTCCGATGCAGAGGTGATGACCGTGATCGCCAAGGAGACTCGGAAGCGAGAGGATTCGATCGAGCGCTACCGGAGCGGGCACAGGGAGGATCTGGCCCGAAAGGAGGAGGACGAAATCGCCATCTTGCGGGAGTTTCTTCCGGAACCGCTCTCTCCCGAGGAACGGGAAGCCTTGGTTCGTCGGGCGATCCGAGAGACGGGGGCGAAAGGCAAGGCGCAATTGGGCGCGGTGATCAAGACAGCTCTGCAGCAGGCTGGTGGCCGGGCCGACGGAAAGCAGATCCGCGACCTGGCCGAACGGATGCTGGGAGCCGAAGGCTCCTGA
- the hemA gene encoding glutamyl-tRNA reductase — MQFLVGGGLNYEQSPLELRERVAFRREELIRALPLLLQELSLEEGVLVSTCNRVEYFGVSRDAGRCQAGWSRFLESYHGIRADWESYSQFRQGRACVDHLFELVSGLRSMVIGETEIFGQVKAAYEAAHQLRATGVWLNRLFQTSFSAAKAARSRTFITRGNVSVSSVAVELAERLFGNLSGRSVMVLGAGETSEKTARALEGRGVSLLLVANRTHDRACELVKELRGEAILWSEFLDRSAEVDIVISSTSAPHLVLTREKLLPLLAKRKGDPLFLIDLAVPRDIDPSVHALDGVYLYNIDDLQTIARQNLEDRAAEIVRCRRLLQPYVERFSYWAEQRQRQSRDSDVMGNFRTA, encoded by the coding sequence ATGCAATTTCTCGTGGGTGGCGGGCTGAATTACGAGCAAAGCCCTTTGGAGCTCCGCGAGCGCGTCGCCTTTCGCCGCGAGGAGTTGATTCGTGCGCTCCCTCTTCTCCTGCAGGAACTGTCCCTGGAAGAGGGGGTTCTTGTCTCTACCTGCAATCGCGTCGAATATTTTGGAGTCAGCCGGGACGCGGGCCGATGCCAGGCCGGGTGGAGCCGATTCCTGGAGAGCTACCATGGCATTCGGGCGGATTGGGAGAGCTACTCCCAATTTCGGCAGGGACGCGCCTGCGTCGACCACCTCTTCGAGCTCGTTTCCGGGCTCCGATCGATGGTGATCGGGGAGACGGAGATCTTCGGGCAGGTGAAGGCGGCCTACGAAGCCGCTCATCAGCTCCGGGCGACGGGGGTCTGGCTCAACCGTCTCTTTCAGACCTCCTTTTCTGCCGCAAAGGCGGCGCGATCGAGAACGTTCATCACTCGGGGGAACGTCTCGGTCAGCTCCGTCGCCGTGGAGCTCGCAGAACGCCTCTTCGGGAATCTTTCGGGACGATCGGTTATGGTCCTGGGCGCTGGTGAGACGAGCGAAAAGACGGCGCGCGCCCTCGAGGGGCGCGGGGTGAGCCTCCTGCTCGTCGCAAACCGAACCCATGATCGCGCCTGTGAGCTGGTGAAGGAGCTGCGTGGGGAGGCGATTCTCTGGTCGGAGTTCTTGGATCGGAGTGCGGAGGTCGACATCGTGATCAGCTCGACCTCCGCTCCTCATCTCGTTCTGACCCGCGAGAAGCTCCTCCCCCTGCTGGCGAAACGAAAGGGCGATCCGCTCTTTCTCATCGACCTGGCGGTGCCGAGGGATATCGACCCTTCGGTCCACGCCTTGGACGGAGTCTACCTTTACAATATCGACGATCTGCAAACGATCGCCCGTCAGAATCTCGAGGATCGAGCGGCCGAAATCGTCCGGTGTCGGCGGTTGCTCCAGCCCTATGTCGAACGCTTTTCGTATTGGGCGGAGCAACGGCAAAGACAGTCCCGGGATTCGGATGTGATGGGAAACTTTCGCACGGCATGA
- the cobA gene encoding uroporphyrinogen-III C-methyltransferase, producing MSLCQLQGKVYLVGAGPGDPGLLTLRGRELLAEADCVLYDALCSPELVQWTNPKAQKIFVGKSSGRQAFSQKEIEALLVRHAQAGARVVRLKGGDPFLFGRGGEEGQALEAAGIPFEVVPGVTSALAVPAYAGIPLTHRGIASEVTIATGHEDPTKPETSVDWAALGGLAGTKVILMGAERLADISRRLLDGGEREQCPVAVIRWGTLGKQEVREGTLREAASGAFCAEAPSVIVIGEVVKLRRRLSWREGLPLFGERIVLTRTRSESSRLGKRLRDLGADVLEIPTIRIVPRAFGDRERHLVRRLASDFAWILLTSPAGAELFLRQVLETTGDLRALGSVRLAAVGSGTAEVVRRFHLSVERVPESYTTAALAGCFSAEEVSGSRFCLARSALGNPDLPETLRRLGAQVEEWVLYDTEPETGDPAGARDRFLEEGAHWILFASSSAAENWQKLRLHPRKGAALPRVLSIGPMTTRALEQLGIAVAAEAENHSVDGLVACLLDHVWKEP from the coding sequence ATGAGCCTCTGTCAGTTGCAGGGGAAGGTCTATCTGGTTGGAGCCGGGCCCGGAGACCCGGGGCTCTTGACCCTTCGTGGACGCGAGCTCCTCGCGGAGGCCGACTGCGTCCTCTACGACGCGCTTTGCTCTCCCGAGCTTGTGCAATGGACGAACCCCAAGGCGCAAAAGATCTTCGTCGGGAAATCGAGCGGGCGGCAGGCCTTTTCTCAAAAGGAGATCGAGGCTTTGCTTGTCCGCCACGCTCAGGCAGGGGCGCGGGTCGTGCGGCTCAAGGGGGGCGACCCGTTCCTCTTTGGGCGAGGCGGAGAGGAAGGTCAGGCGCTGGAGGCGGCGGGCATTCCCTTCGAGGTCGTCCCGGGGGTCACCTCGGCGTTGGCCGTTCCGGCCTATGCCGGGATCCCGCTGACGCATCGTGGCATCGCATCCGAGGTGACAATTGCCACCGGCCATGAAGATCCGACGAAGCCAGAAACGTCGGTGGACTGGGCTGCCTTGGGAGGGCTGGCGGGCACCAAGGTGATCCTGATGGGTGCGGAAAGGCTGGCGGACATCAGCCGACGCCTTCTCGACGGGGGGGAGCGGGAGCAGTGTCCTGTCGCGGTGATCCGGTGGGGCACTTTGGGGAAGCAAGAGGTACGGGAGGGAACTTTGCGGGAGGCAGCGAGCGGCGCGTTTTGCGCCGAGGCCCCGTCCGTCATCGTCATCGGTGAGGTTGTGAAGCTGCGCAGGCGGCTTTCCTGGCGAGAAGGGCTTCCTCTCTTTGGGGAGCGAATCGTCCTGACACGGACTCGAAGCGAGTCGAGCCGTCTGGGAAAACGGTTGCGCGATCTTGGCGCCGATGTTCTGGAGATTCCGACGATCCGGATCGTGCCTCGCGCTTTCGGCGATCGAGAGAGGCATCTGGTCCGCCGCTTGGCCTCGGACTTTGCTTGGATCCTCTTGACGAGCCCTGCGGGAGCCGAGCTCTTCCTGCGGCAGGTTCTGGAGACGACCGGAGACCTCCGGGCCCTCGGTAGTGTCCGATTGGCCGCAGTCGGGAGCGGTACGGCGGAGGTCGTCCGACGATTTCATCTCTCGGTCGAGCGGGTCCCCGAGAGCTATACCACGGCCGCTCTGGCCGGCTGCTTTTCTGCGGAGGAGGTGAGCGGCTCCCGGTTTTGCCTGGCCCGCAGCGCACTGGGAAACCCGGACTTGCCGGAGACGCTGCGACGACTCGGGGCGCAGGTTGAAGAGTGGGTTCTCTACGATACGGAGCCCGAAACGGGAGACCCGGCCGGGGCGCGGGATCGATTCCTCGAAGAAGGAGCCCACTGGATTCTTTTTGCCAGCTCGAGCGCCGCCGAGAATTGGCAAAAGCTGCGCCTTCATCCTCGCAAGGGTGCCGCCTTGCCTCGGGTTCTGAGTATCGGTCCTATGACGACTCGGGCCCTGGAGCAACTCGGGATCGCGGTTGCTGCCGAGGCCGAGAACCACTCGGTGGATGGGCTCGTCGCATGCCTTCTCGATCACGTCTGGAAAGAACCATAA